In a genomic window of Sporosarcina trichiuri:
- a CDS encoding VOC family protein: MEHSFTGIDHVQIAAPPGAEEQARAFYGQLLGMPEIEKPENLKSRGGCWFSCGSQEVHIGIQHDFQAAKKAHPGFTVHALPSLRHTLQEAGYGISEEPPIDGRQRFFTHDPFGNRIEFLEFD, translated from the coding sequence ATGGAGCATTCATTCACAGGGATCGACCATGTGCAGATCGCAGCACCTCCGGGGGCGGAGGAACAGGCGCGCGCCTTCTACGGACAGCTGCTCGGCATGCCTGAGATCGAAAAACCGGAGAATTTGAAATCACGGGGCGGCTGCTGGTTTTCGTGCGGCAGCCAGGAAGTGCATATCGGCATCCAGCACGATTTCCAGGCAGCCAAAAAAGCGCATCCCGGATTCACCGTACATGCGCTTCCATCCTTGCGGCATACCCTGCAGGAAGCCGGCTATGGAATTTCCGAAGAACCGCCGATCGACGGCCGGCAGCGGTTTTTCACACACGACCCGTTCGGCAACCGGATCGAATTCCTGGAGTTCGACTGA